In one Thermococcus sp. 2319x1 genomic region, the following are encoded:
- a CDS encoding aromatic amino acid transport family protein: MGRLRLAEASAILIGTQIGAGVLGLPYALREAGVLGIFIVILAGLMTLLTALFVLEVSSKNPGKSLSKLTEEHLGKIGGILMFLSISVLAYGALIAYIAGGAGILSSLTGVKPEFAALAFWSLMSLIVFMGLKVSGEAELALTGLLLLVLAVSIGLVLGRIDINNLSTFNASAALDGLGVVIFAYVSHMVIPELLKGLEDIKTTTKAVFIGYLVPMVFYAFFVLSFVGAFGSDTPELATSALERLYGNLGRILGLVLPLAAICTSYIGIALSEMDNMKDVLGVDRLYAWLLTVLPPLLIYLAGLKSFVNALWLAGSFGGILYAGILPTAMYLKAKRRQESFHFDLPHSIAYFSGLVFLVLFLYSIVSLG; the protein is encoded by the coding sequence ATGGGGAGGCTGAGGCTGGCTGAGGCAAGCGCAATACTTATAGGTACCCAAATTGGTGCGGGTGTTTTGGGTTTACCGTATGCACTGAGGGAGGCAGGAGTTCTTGGGATTTTTATTGTAATTTTGGCTGGATTGATGACACTCCTCACTGCCCTGTTCGTGCTTGAGGTCTCATCCAAAAATCCCGGAAAAAGCCTTTCAAAACTCACTGAGGAGCATTTGGGAAAGATAGGTGGAATTTTAATGTTTCTCAGCATCTCTGTTTTGGCTTATGGGGCTCTCATAGCATACATTGCAGGGGGTGCTGGTATTTTATCTTCCTTAACCGGGGTTAAGCCTGAGTTCGCTGCTTTAGCCTTCTGGAGTTTAATGAGCCTGATAGTCTTTATGGGGCTTAAAGTCTCTGGGGAGGCGGAGTTGGCTCTTACGGGGCTTCTTCTTTTAGTCCTTGCGGTCTCGATAGGTCTTGTTTTGGGAAGGATTGACATAAATAACTTGTCCACTTTTAACGCCTCTGCAGCTTTAGATGGATTGGGAGTTGTGATTTTTGCTTATGTCAGCCACATGGTAATCCCCGAGCTCCTCAAAGGACTCGAAGACATAAAAACAACCACAAAAGCGGTCTTTATAGGCTACCTTGTTCCAATGGTGTTTTATGCTTTCTTTGTCCTATCATTTGTGGGGGCCTTTGGTTCAGATACGCCCGAACTTGCAACAAGCGCACTTGAAAGGCTATACGGAAATCTGGGAAGGATTCTAGGTCTTGTTCTGCCCCTTGCAGCAATATGTACAAGTTACATAGGTATAGCCCTTTCGGAAATGGATAATATGAAAGATGTTTTGGGAGTGGATAGGCTCTATGCGTGGCTGCTGACAGTGCTTCCGCCTTTGCTAATATACCTTGCCGGTCTCAAGAGCTTTGTAAATGCCCTATGGCTGGCTGGAAGTTTTGGCGGAATACTCTATGCAGGAATACTACCGACGGCAATGTATCTAAAGGCAAAGAGAAGGCAGGAGAGCTTTCATTTTGATCTACCACATTCGATCGCTTACTTCTCCGGACTGGTTTTCCTTGTGCTTTTCCTCTATTCAATTGTCTCCTTGGGATAA
- a CDS encoding cyclic nucleotide-binding/CBS domain-containing protein: MDENAPIKVYMTKKLIGVRPEDTVQEACKLMVDFDIGSLVVIDEKDNVVGFFTKSDVIRRVIVPGLPYTTPVKEIMTKDLITVDTNTPLKEVLKIMAAKRIKHMLVREEGKVVGIFTLSDLLEASRRKLETSIATE; encoded by the coding sequence ATGGATGAAAACGCTCCTATCAAGGTGTATATGACGAAGAAGCTCATAGGGGTAAGGCCAGAAGACACCGTCCAAGAGGCATGCAAATTGATGGTGGATTTTGACATTGGTTCTCTGGTGGTTATTGACGAAAAAGACAACGTTGTGGGTTTCTTTACAAAAAGCGATGTTATCAGGAGGGTAATCGTCCCAGGTTTGCCCTATACAACGCCAGTAAAGGAGATAATGACAAAAGACCTCATTACCGTGGACACGAATACACCTCTAAAGGAAGTGCTGAAGATAATGGCTGCAAAGAGAATAAAGCACATGTTGGTGAGGGAAGAAGGAAAAGTCGTCGGGATTTTCACACTGAGTGATTTGCTCGAGGCAAGCAGGAGAAAGCTCGAAACTTCAATAGCAACGGAGTGA
- the wtpC gene encoding tungstate ABC transporter ATP-binding protein WtpC, whose amino-acid sequence MLRVENVSKEWREFNLKDISFEVRANEYFIILGPSGAGKTLLLELIAGIFTPDSGKIFMDGKEITFLPPEKRNLAYIPQNYALFPHMKVYDNIAYGLKLRKIQKNEIDRRVKEIAEILEISHLLHRKPKTLSGGEAQRVAIARALILEPKLILLDEPFANLDVQTRAKLIQEMKRWRKELNFTALHVTHSFEEAVSLGDRVGVMLNGKLIQTGEVREVFSKPKNEEVARFLGFENIIEGIAEGRILRANGISIELPVEVKGKVRVGIRPEDVVISNEPIKSSARNEFKAKVLAVEDLGSLVRLTLDIDGVELRAFITRSSLVEMGIEEGKEVYLSFKATAIHVF is encoded by the coding sequence ATGCTTAGGGTCGAAAACGTCAGCAAAGAGTGGAGGGAGTTCAATCTTAAAGATATCAGCTTTGAGGTTAGAGCGAATGAATACTTCATAATTTTGGGTCCCAGCGGTGCTGGAAAGACTCTCCTCCTTGAGCTCATCGCTGGCATCTTCACACCAGATTCTGGAAAAATCTTTATGGATGGGAAGGAGATAACTTTTCTTCCACCGGAGAAGAGGAACTTGGCTTATATCCCCCAAAACTACGCCCTCTTTCCCCATATGAAAGTCTACGACAACATAGCCTACGGATTGAAGCTCAGGAAAATCCAAAAAAATGAAATCGATAGGAGGGTTAAGGAGATTGCGGAGATTCTTGAAATCTCACATCTCTTGCACAGAAAACCAAAGACGCTGAGCGGCGGTGAAGCTCAAAGGGTTGCCATTGCAAGGGCTTTGATACTGGAGCCAAAGCTCATACTTCTTGATGAGCCCTTTGCGAATCTGGACGTTCAAACGAGGGCTAAGCTCATTCAGGAGATGAAGCGCTGGCGGAAGGAGCTTAATTTCACGGCTTTACACGTAACGCACTCATTTGAAGAGGCCGTCAGCTTGGGGGATAGAGTGGGGGTAATGTTAAACGGAAAATTGATTCAAACAGGAGAAGTCAGGGAGGTCTTTTCCAAGCCTAAAAATGAAGAAGTCGCAAGGTTTCTTGGGTTTGAAAACATAATAGAGGGGATTGCGGAAGGGAGAATATTAAGGGCGAATGGAATCTCAATAGAGCTGCCGGTGGAAGTTAAGGGAAAGGTAAGGGTCGGGATAAGGCCAGAAGACGTTGTAATATCCAATGAACCCATAAAGAGCTCTGCAAGAAACGAATTCAAAGCTAAGGTGTTGGCGGTTGAAGACCTTGGCTCTCTGGTAAGATTAACCCTCGATATTGATGGAGTTGAGCTTAGAGCCTTTATCACCCGCTCTTCTCTTGTGGAGATGGGGATTGAAGAGGGAAAGGAGGTTTACCTGAGCTTTAAAGCAACGGCGATCCATGTCTTTTAA
- a CDS encoding metallophosphoesterase has product MKIAHISDTHITSEEAYKGYAYDLIANEVNTLDYDIVIHTGDVTNEGLREEYERASYELKKIQKPLIVVPGNHDARNVGYELFEKYIGPLNGVYEKGDLVIIWVDSTIPDLSDGRIGGYKFHWLKEKLEEYSHKKFKIVASHHHLVPLPDTGRERNVLFNAGDVLDLLLKHDVNLYICGHKHVPNIYKVEGLVVANAGCTSCRKTRKGDVNSYNIIKIKGDGKISVSIKRVTGDITRREFKIKKQRIFVPKKRRLLRIVQMSESNVSDRVYFRERVLKNAIKAINEKYKPDLVIHCGDLVDVGTERYYAKAYEFWEKIKPEKIIVPGHNDITYLGYDLFKEYFGEPKIVEMENFAFIPIISAQYETPIGVVGRIGQKILRKHLQEHEEKFRAVIMHHNIIPIPKSREIGFLEDGGNVLKILTEEKANLVLTGHGGNTLGIKVEETPIINAGSISWELHRNPFGNSFNLIDIYEDMIAAFEIQATWGSRKLLGIWKIKTKVPWA; this is encoded by the coding sequence ATGAAAATAGCCCACATAAGTGACACCCACATAACCAGCGAAGAAGCCTACAAGGGCTACGCCTACGATTTAATAGCCAACGAGGTCAACACACTGGACTATGACATAGTTATTCACACGGGAGATGTGACAAACGAGGGGTTGAGGGAAGAATACGAGAGGGCAAGTTATGAACTAAAAAAGATTCAGAAGCCTTTAATCGTCGTTCCCGGAAATCACGATGCAAGAAACGTCGGTTACGAACTCTTTGAGAAGTACATAGGGCCACTAAATGGGGTTTACGAAAAAGGAGACCTTGTCATCATATGGGTCGATTCAACGATCCCAGACCTAAGCGATGGAAGAATAGGAGGATACAAGTTCCACTGGCTCAAAGAAAAGCTTGAGGAGTATTCCCACAAAAAATTCAAGATCGTTGCTTCCCACCACCATTTAGTTCCCTTACCAGATACTGGAAGAGAAAGGAACGTTTTATTCAATGCCGGCGATGTGTTGGACTTACTCTTAAAGCACGATGTTAACCTTTACATCTGCGGACACAAGCACGTGCCGAATATCTACAAAGTTGAGGGGCTTGTTGTGGCAAATGCCGGCTGCACCTCATGCAGAAAGACCAGAAAAGGCGACGTAAACAGCTACAACATAATCAAAATCAAAGGGGATGGAAAAATCTCGGTAAGTATAAAGCGGGTGACCGGAGATATCACAAGAAGAGAGTTTAAAATCAAAAAGCAAAGGATTTTTGTTCCAAAGAAGAGAAGATTGTTAAGAATCGTCCAGATGAGCGAGAGCAATGTTTCAGATAGGGTTTATTTCAGAGAGAGAGTTTTGAAAAACGCGATTAAAGCTATCAACGAGAAATACAAGCCAGATTTAGTCATACACTGTGGAGATCTTGTTGATGTAGGAACCGAGAGATATTATGCAAAAGCTTACGAATTCTGGGAAAAGATCAAGCCAGAAAAGATCATAGTGCCGGGTCACAACGACATTACCTACCTCGGCTACGACCTCTTCAAAGAGTATTTTGGGGAGCCAAAGATAGTTGAAATGGAAAATTTTGCCTTCATTCCGATAATTTCGGCCCAGTACGAGACTCCTATAGGAGTGGTTGGGAGGATAGGCCAGAAGATTTTGAGAAAGCATCTACAGGAACATGAAGAAAAGTTCAGAGCCGTGATAATGCACCACAACATAATTCCAATACCCAAGAGCAGGGAGATAGGATTTTTGGAAGATGGAGGGAATGTTTTAAAAATACTGACCGAGGAAAAAGCAAATTTGGTTTTAACCGGTCACGGTGGCAACACATTGGGAATAAAAGTCGAAGAAACACCGATAATAAACGCAGGATCAATAAGCTGGGAGCTCCACAGAAATCCCTTTGGAAACTCCTTCAACTTAATAGACATCTATGAAGATATGATAGCAGCGTTTGAGATACAGGCAACCTGGGGATCAAGAAAACTCCTTGGAATATGGAAGATAAAAACAAAAGTGCCGTGGGCTTAG
- the wtpA gene encoding tungstate ABC transporter substrate-binding protein WtpA encodes MKRASLILTGIFLLAVIASGCIGGDEVRDTGTKGGYSSEQAELKKATLKIFHAGSLSEPLKDVSEAFREYAKTLGYDVEIQAEASGSVMAVRKVTDLGKKADIVALADYTLIPQLLVPNYTDFYVLFATNEIVIAFTDRSKYADEINSNNWYEILARNDVSFGFSDPNQDPCGYRSVMVMKLADIYYGKPIFETLVERNTNIYAEGNHIVAPKEIQIKTDKVVIRPKETDLTGLVESGSLDYYFIYKSVAMQHGLKFVELPKEINLKDFTLAEHYGQVSITLGSTGKTIKAEPIVYGATVLKDAPNRELALEYLKFLLSERGRQIFERNYQDFIWPPVGFGNIPEEIKDEVMVGG; translated from the coding sequence ATGAAACGAGCATCGTTGATTCTCACAGGAATTTTCCTCCTTGCGGTAATTGCCAGTGGCTGCATTGGAGGGGATGAAGTTAGGGACACCGGAACAAAGGGAGGTTATTCATCAGAACAAGCAGAGCTTAAGAAGGCAACTTTGAAGATCTTTCACGCTGGTTCTCTGAGCGAGCCCTTAAAAGACGTCAGCGAAGCTTTCAGGGAATACGCTAAGACTCTTGGTTATGATGTGGAAATTCAAGCAGAGGCTAGCGGAAGTGTTATGGCCGTTAGAAAAGTCACAGACTTGGGGAAAAAAGCCGATATCGTTGCCCTTGCGGATTATACCCTAATCCCTCAGTTGCTGGTGCCCAACTATACGGACTTTTATGTCCTTTTTGCAACCAATGAGATAGTCATAGCATTCACAGATAGGAGCAAATACGCCGATGAAATCAACTCTAACAACTGGTACGAGATTTTAGCAAGGAATGATGTTTCCTTTGGATTCAGCGACCCCAATCAAGACCCCTGTGGTTATAGGAGTGTTATGGTAATGAAGCTTGCCGATATCTATTATGGAAAGCCGATTTTTGAAACTTTAGTAGAGAGAAACACCAACATATATGCCGAAGGAAACCACATAGTTGCCCCAAAGGAGATTCAAATCAAGACTGACAAGGTTGTTATAAGGCCAAAGGAAACGGATTTAACTGGCTTGGTGGAGAGCGGCAGTTTGGACTATTATTTCATTTACAAAAGTGTCGCAATGCAGCACGGCTTAAAGTTCGTTGAGTTGCCTAAAGAGATCAATCTGAAGGACTTTACTCTAGCAGAGCATTATGGACAGGTTTCAATAACACTTGGCTCAACAGGAAAAACTATCAAGGCAGAACCAATTGTCTATGGAGCAACCGTTCTAAAAGATGCCCCCAATAGAGAGCTCGCTCTGGAGTATCTTAAGTTCTTGCTGAGCGAAAGGGGCAGGCAAATTTTTGAGAGGAATTATCAGGATTTCATATGGCCCCCCGTTGGGTTTGGAAACATTCCAGAGGAGATCAAAGATGAAGTAATGGTAGGGGGCTAA
- a CDS encoding potassium channel family protein has product MKELEEIKDYLIEMKNLSSLMVDLAFSSVMYNSEDIADEVYILEEKMDELTLKVKKLALRAAKYEENPEKLLSIIEMATINEQISDSAYEIADLVLRDVEPHPIIRKIMHDVDEEIGRIKVNKGSILIGQSLKQLKLPTKVGVRLIAIKRGGRYIYNPPKDEKIEEGDILIAVGSGIDRLRELSNEKEGEGEFIEEEEE; this is encoded by the coding sequence ATGAAAGAGCTTGAAGAGATAAAAGATTATCTTATAGAGATGAAAAATCTCTCTTCCCTTATGGTTGACCTTGCATTTTCCTCTGTTATGTACAACAGTGAGGACATAGCCGATGAGGTTTATATCCTGGAAGAAAAGATGGACGAGCTTACATTAAAGGTTAAAAAGCTTGCATTACGAGCAGCTAAATATGAGGAAAACCCCGAAAAACTCCTCAGTATAATTGAGATGGCCACGATAAACGAGCAGATAAGCGATTCCGCCTATGAGATAGCAGACCTCGTTCTCAGGGACGTTGAGCCTCACCCCATAATAAGGAAAATAATGCACGATGTTGATGAAGAAATAGGACGCATAAAGGTTAACAAGGGGTCAATACTAATAGGGCAATCCCTCAAACAGCTTAAGCTTCCGACTAAAGTTGGTGTAAGGTTAATAGCGATAAAGAGGGGAGGAAGGTATATTTACAACCCCCCCAAGGACGAGAAAATTGAAGAGGGGGACATACTAATAGCTGTAGGCTCTGGAATTGATCGCCTGAGAGAGCTTTCCAACGAAAAAGAGGGGGAAGGAGAATTCATAGAAGAGGAGGAGGAATGA
- the wtpB gene encoding tungstate ABC transporter permease WtpB produces the protein MRDYVTWFFALLGTFLVLYILLPLAVIIGKQLLDWEMVVNVLHDELVLEALRNSLLTSTATMLISLFFGVPLGYILARKDFKGKSFVQAVVDVPIVIPHSVVGIMLLVTFSNKILDSYLGIIMAMLFVSAPFTINAARDGFLAVDEKLEHVARTLGASRLRAFFTISLPLAMPSILSGAIMTWARAISEVGAILIIAYYPKTAQILVMEYFNNYGLRASRPISVILVLLSLSIFVVLRWLVGRSRNA, from the coding sequence ATGAGAGATTACGTGACATGGTTCTTCGCTCTGCTCGGCACGTTCCTTGTTCTGTACATCCTCCTTCCGTTAGCCGTTATCATAGGGAAGCAGCTTTTGGACTGGGAGATGGTAGTAAATGTTCTCCACGATGAGCTCGTCTTAGAAGCCCTCAGGAATTCCCTCCTAACCTCTACGGCTACAATGCTTATTTCTCTCTTTTTTGGGGTTCCCCTTGGCTACATACTCGCAAGGAAGGATTTTAAAGGTAAAAGCTTTGTTCAGGCAGTTGTTGATGTCCCAATAGTTATTCCACACTCCGTTGTTGGCATAATGCTTCTTGTAACGTTTTCAAACAAAATTTTGGACAGCTATCTCGGAATAATAATGGCAATGCTTTTTGTCTCCGCACCTTTCACAATCAATGCTGCCAGAGACGGGTTTTTGGCTGTAGATGAGAAGCTTGAGCATGTGGCAAGAACCTTAGGAGCCAGCAGGCTTAGAGCATTCTTTACGATTTCGCTTCCCCTTGCGATGCCCTCTATCCTGAGCGGTGCCATAATGACGTGGGCAAGGGCTATAAGTGAGGTCGGTGCAATCCTAATTATCGCCTATTACCCAAAGACGGCCCAGATTCTGGTCATGGAGTATTTTAACAACTACGGTTTGAGGGCTTCAAGGCCGATTTCCGTTATCCTTGTGCTGCTGAGCTTAAGCATTTTCGTTGTTCTGAGATGGCTTGTCGGGAGGTCGAGAAATGCTTAG
- a CDS encoding magnesium transporter — MKSLQVVLGRELSEKFREALIAVPPLIVCLLMDFFAGAFLGRFFEKIMLSYPVIFVILPGLMGLRGNIFGAMASRFTTMLHLGEMEPKLGDKNVLKNIFLSILLSLLPVIVLWIIGVLKVGNAISGMIVLLIVLTSTIFVSLIMGYATALVTVLPFKKGIDPDTVAAPLVTSAGDLVTMPFLVFFILLYEDIPPLFYSLVVLAFVLLLAMFIKTKFESEEKRVIREILGIIGALALLSSISGGLLESYSEVIYASVVFSVMYPAILDTAGNYGSIIGAKTSTKLHLGEIEGFLNRDSILEIFVYFVTSFFMAVLMNLVAIGVVKLSLGKSIGLVLPFIFLYPLLVLFNMFIGYFLAIFFDRLGLDPDNATVPTITTLADIFSTLFTVGVARLIV, encoded by the coding sequence ATGAAAAGCCTCCAAGTAGTTCTTGGAAGGGAGCTTTCAGAGAAATTCAGGGAAGCATTGATAGCAGTTCCACCGCTAATAGTTTGTCTTCTTATGGACTTCTTTGCCGGAGCCTTCTTGGGTAGATTTTTTGAAAAGATTATGCTGAGTTACCCGGTCATATTCGTGATTCTCCCGGGACTTATGGGGTTGAGAGGCAACATTTTTGGCGCAATGGCTTCCCGCTTTACTACAATGCTCCATCTAGGTGAGATGGAGCCAAAGCTGGGAGATAAAAATGTTTTGAAAAACATCTTCTTGAGCATTCTCCTGTCTCTCCTCCCTGTTATTGTACTGTGGATTATAGGAGTTCTTAAAGTGGGAAACGCCATATCCGGGATGATTGTGCTTTTAATAGTGCTAACTTCGACTATTTTCGTAAGCTTGATAATGGGTTATGCAACAGCACTTGTTACTGTACTGCCCTTCAAGAAGGGCATTGATCCAGACACCGTGGCGGCACCTTTGGTAACTTCCGCTGGAGATCTCGTCACGATGCCTTTTCTGGTCTTCTTTATTCTCCTTTATGAAGACATCCCCCCTCTCTTCTATAGCTTAGTGGTTTTGGCGTTTGTGCTTTTGTTAGCTATGTTCATTAAAACAAAATTTGAAAGCGAAGAGAAACGCGTGATTAGAGAAATTTTAGGAATTATTGGGGCTTTAGCATTGCTGTCAAGCATTTCGGGTGGACTGCTCGAATCTTACAGCGAAGTTATTTATGCTTCTGTTGTGTTCAGCGTCATGTACCCTGCAATACTTGACACCGCTGGAAACTATGGATCAATTATTGGGGCAAAAACCTCAACGAAGCTTCATCTTGGGGAAATCGAGGGCTTCCTTAACCGGGATTCTATACTGGAAATTTTTGTGTACTTTGTGACGAGCTTTTTCATGGCAGTTCTAATGAACTTAGTGGCAATAGGTGTGGTAAAACTAAGCTTGGGGAAGAGCATTGGACTTGTTCTCCCGTTTATTTTTCTTTATCCTCTCTTGGTCTTGTTTAACATGTTCATTGGATACTTCCTCGCAATATTCTTTGATAGACTCGGCTTGGATCCCGATAATGCCACCGTTCCAACGATAACAACTTTAGCAGATATCTTCTCAACACTCTTCACCGTAGGGGTTGCTCGTCTGATTGTTTAG
- a CDS encoding potassium channel family protein: protein MEELEEFEYQPKSVKEIFIEMKNIVELMVDLAYTAILFGDKEIAEEVLDLEERMDLLNYHLMTHAVLAARNPKEAEQITSVLQMANSIEDISNAAGDLAKMVLEGVELHPVITEAIMESEEVIAKIPVTADSVIVGKTLGELDLATNTGVWIIAVKRGKRWIFAPDKDFKIKPGDILIGRGTHTSVEHLKEIARGAIRVVGNERA, encoded by the coding sequence ATGGAAGAGCTTGAGGAATTTGAGTATCAGCCTAAGAGCGTTAAAGAAATTTTCATAGAGATGAAAAACATCGTTGAGCTTATGGTTGATCTTGCCTATACGGCAATCCTCTTCGGGGACAAGGAGATAGCCGAGGAAGTGCTCGATCTCGAGGAGAGAATGGATTTGCTTAACTACCACCTTATGACACACGCTGTTTTGGCAGCAAGAAATCCAAAGGAGGCGGAGCAAATAACTTCTGTTCTGCAGATGGCGAATTCAATAGAGGACATCTCAAACGCCGCTGGAGACCTTGCGAAGATGGTTCTTGAAGGAGTTGAACTTCATCCAGTTATTACAGAGGCGATTATGGAAAGCGAGGAAGTAATAGCCAAAATACCCGTAACGGCCGATTCTGTCATCGTAGGAAAAACACTTGGGGAACTTGACCTTGCCACAAACACTGGGGTTTGGATAATAGCGGTGAAAAGGGGTAAGAGGTGGATTTTTGCTCCGGATAAGGACTTCAAGATAAAGCCGGGAGATATTTTGATAGGAAGGGGAACTCACACCTCTGTTGAACACCTTAAGGAGATTGCGAGAGGGGCTATCAGGGTGGTTGGTAATGAAAGAGCTTGA
- a CDS encoding 2-phosphoglycerate kinase gives MIIVVDSKEKTKIPFSRGILTRSITSTGVDVGIAYSIAAEIVKELERKKVKVITKDEIRKMTYKKLLDHGLKDAARKYLFWHELRRLKYPMIILLGGATGVGKSTLATELAFRLGIRTVIGTDTVREVMRKIISKELLPSLHTSSFLAWRELRNLPKDVDPLIYGFESQVRYVTVGINAVVERSYKEGFNTIIEGIHLVPGYITLNDRSFMYLITVRNSEALEARFYERARYSLRPAEYYVKNIDNIMRIQEYLIEKAKEYGIPIIENIELEQSINSIMNNLMEEIPKRLKKKGIELPI, from the coding sequence ATGATAATCGTCGTTGATTCCAAAGAGAAAACCAAAATACCCTTTTCACGGGGAATCTTAACTAGATCAATAACTTCTACCGGCGTTGACGTTGGGATAGCCTATTCAATAGCGGCAGAGATAGTAAAGGAACTTGAGAGAAAAAAGGTAAAGGTAATCACCAAGGATGAAATCCGGAAAATGACCTATAAGAAGCTCTTGGATCATGGACTGAAAGATGCCGCTAGGAAGTATCTTTTCTGGCATGAGCTTAGAAGGCTGAAGTATCCGATGATAATCCTCCTCGGAGGGGCAACCGGGGTTGGAAAGTCCACACTAGCGACGGAGTTGGCTTTTAGACTCGGGATAAGGACTGTCATAGGAACAGACACCGTTAGAGAGGTAATGAGGAAAATAATAAGCAAAGAGCTCCTACCATCTCTACACACCTCCTCATTTTTGGCATGGAGAGAACTTAGAAACCTGCCAAAAGATGTTGATCCCCTAATATATGGCTTCGAGAGTCAAGTACGCTATGTAACCGTGGGAATCAACGCCGTTGTGGAGCGTTCATACAAGGAGGGTTTCAACACGATAATAGAGGGAATTCACTTAGTCCCGGGCTATATAACTCTAAACGACAGAAGCTTTATGTATTTGATAACAGTAAGGAACAGCGAGGCACTTGAAGCGAGGTTTTACGAAAGGGCTCGCTATAGCCTCAGGCCAGCCGAATACTACGTGAAAAACATCGACAACATAATGCGCATCCAAGAGTATCTAATCGAAAAAGCAAAAGAGTATGGAATTCCAATTATAGAGAACATCGAGCTTGAGCAGTCAATAAACTCCATAATGAATAACCTCATGGAGGAAATACCAAAACGGCTTAAGAAAAAAGGTATAGAACTTCCAATTTAA